The stretch of DNA ggaacctgtaacctaggtatgtgccctgatctgaaatcgaacctgcaacctcttggtAAGGTGACGatgctccaacgaactgagccaccccagccagggtgaaataATTCTTAAAAGAGTGCCCCATAAGCACTCATTGTTCTTCTAAGGAACGCGAGTTGTCTAGGCTTCCCTTGTTTCCATcagtccctctgcctggaaggctctcCTCAGCACTGTCAGGCACCCTAGGTTCCCAAGGCCACCCTCTCCTAAGAGTTTCTGTGACTCACCACCCTCTCGCCACCACTTCCACCACAACTAGGTCATAAATCGCGTGAGGCTACAGATCGTCGCTGGTACCCAGACAGTGACTGGCATGTGGCAGGCGTGCCAAATAAACTAACCTTTATATAGTTCCATCTCGACAGCATTTAGCAGAGTTAGCATTCAGACATTTATCAAGTGAATGGATCAGTGAGGTTTTTGTTAGTCATTTACAATTTTTCCCCATCAGTTTCAACTTCTGTTAGCGTGAACTAGGATGAACCTGttctgaaataaacaaaaatcttcaTGCGTTGCCACCTGGAAGGCACCTGGCATCGAACGGGGCACTTGGGGACCAATAAGAAGAGGACCCCATGCTGTTCACGAGGAGCTTGCGGTTCTACCACAAGTGGAAGGAAGCTACAGCGCCGGCCGCCTGCGTTCTTGCCATCTTGGAGTCGTAAGAAACAACAGGGGACAGATGAAGCTTCTTTGCCCATCTCcgtttaaaacaaagcaaaacacaaaacctTCCAGTCTTCAAAGATCCTGTTCTAATTGCTCCTCCCCTAGAAAATACCACATctaattttaacagaaaaagagTAAAGTTTTTTCACTAAAAATGTACTGAGAGAGAAATACTAGAGGAAACAGTCCCCAGGAAAAgaggctgtttttaaaaataaaacccatgttttaaatcctcactgacAAGCTTGTGAATGACGGCCCTTTGTGCTCAAACGGCCCAGCGGAGAACAAGCTGTCTCAGACCACCAACAATGGACCCGGGCACGGTCAGGACAAtggggtcgggggtggggagagaagaaagggccAGGAAGGAGGACACAGAAGGCAGCTGCAAAGCCTACCACACTTCCCAGTTTATTAAATGCAagcctgtcttctctctcctttccctttctccccaccaACCCTCCCAACCCacacaatgaaagagaaaactagAAGCAAGATTGGGTCAAACATGAGGAAcaggaaaagaatattaaataaccAGCATTAAAAGGCTCTTTTTCAGCTTGAACAAAAGTAAAACGTTCTCAAAAGCAAAATGGGAAACAGAGCTTACACCCAGACTGTTACTTAATGAGAGGAGGTCAGAGCTGATAAACCCATTGTGACTCTGCAGTGACAGATTTTCAGCAAGGAAATCAATCAGCTGCCACTGGCTGCTACAGGCTCAGGAACCATTTGATCCAAACCAACAGGGAGCTGGGGGGGGTGTGGTTTGGCGCGGGGTGACATGAGGTCACTGCAACGGGCTCTATTTCATATGCCCACCGCCCTCCACCCCATTCACCTCCCACCCAATCAGCCCGCACCCTCAGTCCACACCAGCTGTCCCGCCGGCAGACATTCGGGTTGACCCAGCCACACTCACTTTGTTCCCTTTCGCACCGCACCCCCAGCACCCTCCCAATGCCCGGGAGTTAAGCTTTTCCCAGGTAGCACACAATCTAGCAGGAACAGGCTGCCTAATGTCCCTGCTGGTAATCTTCACTGTGGTTCCTTCCTTGCTGCCTGCCTGTTCCCCATGGAGGCAAAATTTAGAAACATACCATCACGTGGGGTCTCTCCACACAGGAACGATGGAGAGCTTGGGGTTGCGGTGACCtcgatttctttcttccctgccagAGCCGCCTGTCCTGGCTGGTTCTCACCTCCCTGGCAGATTTGGGAGGGTGAATCCGTGCTGGTTCCACTAACATTTTCTCGTCCTTTTTCCTTGCCACTGCTCACTTCAGGAATCTGCTCCAGCTTACACTGAAGATACAGCCCAGCAGCTCCCACTTCCCTCTTCCCAGAGCTGCCGCTGCAGCTGCTGTTCAAGTGGGTcgattcttctctcttcttggccACCGGCTCCTCGCAGATGGAAGGGGGGAGCTTTTCAGTGGATAGGATGGGCAGTTCCCCAGGGTTCAGGCTGTAGCTAGCTGTCTGTTCCTCGGCCACCGTCATGGAGCGCCTTACTGCAGGAGCCCCCAGTTTCCTGGGTGTAGGAATCGGCCCTGGGCTCCTCGGGAGAGGCAGCAGGATAGGAGAAGGATCTTCTCGGGCAGGGAGTTCAGGATACTTATCTGCAAGGTTGACAGCTGGGGGAACTGAGAGGTGGGAACATTCAGACAGGGCCCGACGCATTGCCTTTTTCTGCTGGGGTGCTTGGTCGCACAAAGCCCCCTCCTCCATAGGACTCAATTTCTCCAATTCCTTATCATGGTCTTGGACATGAGAGCTGGCATTCAAGTGTTCCTGGATGACCTCCACCATGGTGATCGGTGGAGCGGCCGTGGGTGAACGACCAGGAGTGGGGGCTGCGTGGGCCACAGCCACAGGCAATGAGGACCCACATTCAAGCTGCCCCGGGTTATCGCTCCCCACCCCAATCATCCGGCAGCCATGAGTGACGCCATTCTCCTTTCCTGAAGTTGCTGCCCGGGAGCCCTGACAGCCGGGAGCCGCTGGATGAAAGTTGGGATTCCAAACACTGGTTTCCTGCTCCTTAACAGGGAGGTCAGCAGTCCCAGGGAGATCCAGATCTGGCTGGCTCTTGGTCTCTGGCCCATTCTTCCCTGCCACCATCCCCTGAACTGTAGAGGCTTTGTTGTCGTCTGGCCCCTCTCTGGGTCCCAGCTGGAACCTGGCTGTCTTCTGGTATACCAAGTTCCCCTCCAAGGGTTGACAGGAGTCTGAAATCACATACCTGCTCTCAAGGTGACCCGAGCTTGCTTTATACTCTCTGTCCTGCACGTCAACGCCGAGCTCTTTGTCTAGCTTTCCCTCAAAGAAGCAGAGCTTATTTGGCTCCAGGAAGCTGGCATTTTTCACAAGCCCATCTTTCAGCTGCCCGTCCACGCTGACATTGAGCCCGATTTCATTCAGTTTGCCCTCTGTCCTCTGCCACTCAAATCCGGCTTGGCTGATTTCTTTTGGGGAGTCCATTCGGCACTCTGCAGGCTTGCCCTGACAGAGCTGGCTGTGTGAGGCAGCGCGagagcctggctgcctgtctgaGAGCGACATCGTCTCTTCCACTGCTCTCCCCCTCTCGAGACTGGAGCTCTAACACCACCTACGATCGCACAGAGCTGGCAGTGACATCATACCACGTCCCCAGTATTCATGACAAAACCCACCTTTCCCCCATGCTCCTTTCAACTCAAGCGGCTGGGTGCTTAATCAATTTACTAGtgtaaaagaaaggaggaaaaaatgaatgaaagagaaagacaaaggaagaaatatgCTACTTTCTTTCTGCACATTCGAATGCCACTGGGAAACTGAAAATGTAATCTCGTGTAAACTAGCACTCAGTTCAGATCAGCAATTTAAAACACGGTATGGTGCCGGTGTGGGGGTTGAGAATAGTAATTATTCCGGCTTTCACTGATATAGAACCATGTATACCCACACGTTCACTTATCTGACACTATGTGCACACTTCCACATTCACCCACTcaaaaaactgctttaaaaatcagCAAGATTCATTTGCCATTCCCTGCCATAACCTTAAAGAACAATGATTCCAGAAAATTGCTCAAAATTTCACTCAAAAATACCCctaatgtaatatgaaaattgGAGGCATTCATTTCTCAGAGGAAGAGTGGGTTTGCTGTCATAGCAACTTACCAAATTCACTTAAAAACTGATTTGAATGGAGTCCCCAAAGCCCAGTGCATCTGCAGCTCTGCATGTGCAAGTTTAATAAAGGGTTCATTTAAAGACTGAAGCGATTTCAGGGCTTTGAGGACAGGTGCCCAGTTACAAGACATAATGTGACAACATATCCCTTGCATTTTTACTGCTGCCCCTGCTCCCCCGTGGTTCCTTGGACAAGCCGGGTCTCTGCCTTCTGCACCAGCCCTGCTCTTTCCAGCCCACTGAGCACTCAGTTGCCATGTGAACACACTGGGGCAGTTCATCTTCCTCTGACCTCTGGAACGCAGGGGCTCTGGCAGTCTTCAGCTTGGGGTTTTACCCACACACCAGAGCCCACTGCCCCCCTTTTATTCATCATGATCCTTTGCTGTCCTGGTCTTTGAGCTGATAGACCGTACATTCAGGACTGAAGGATCCACAAGAGAAaattcttgggggaaaaaaagttacATGTAAAGGACAGACCATAATCTACCTAGAACAAAGCTGATCTTTGTTGCCTCGCCTGCAAGGCACTATCTTGTACTAAAATAGAAATTGTGAAATATTCTATCAAGAATATATAAGATgacccacatcaagacacatcctaattaaaatgccaaaggctaaaggcaaagagagaatcttaaaagcagcaagacaaaagcagttagttacctacaaggaagctcccataagacaaagagcttcccagataagaaaaagctaaagtccctggctgctgtggcccagtggattaagtgccggcctgtgaaccaaagggtcgcaatcagggcacatgactgggttgcaggccagggtccccagtaggggacacctgagaggcaaccacacattgatgtttctctccctctctttctccctcccttcccctctgtctaaaaataaataaatgaaatcttttaaaaaaagaaaaagctaaaggagttcatcagcaccaaaccagtattatttgaaatgttaaaaggtctttcTTAAGaagagaagatcaaaagtatgaacaatcAAATGGCAGTCTCAATCaccagttgaatctaaaaaacaaaataagtaagaaCACAAACAGattcaaagatacagagaacattttgatgattgtcaaatgggagggaggttgggagatgggctaaaaaggtgaagggactaagaagtacaaattggtagttactgaatagtcatggggatgtaaagtacagcataggaaatagagtagccaaaaaacGTATCTGCATGACCTTTGGACATGGAtaatggtatggggattgcctgagggagtggagggggggtgTAGAGAGGGGCCAGGGGGgaaataactgtaatagcataaacaatataattttgaaaataaaataaagaaactaaccCCCTGCAAAAGAATATATAGAATGAAGAAATGTTaccctggttttgttttttaaagccatttgCAATCAGCTACAATGATTTGGTTATAGCTTTTAAATAATGCTTTTGGAAAAACAAGGCCAATTAAAATTATTCCATCTTTGGTCTATGAAGTGTAAAGAGGTTACCAAAGACCACCCAGGCCAGTTTCCTTAACAGGAGCCCCTGCTTCCCAAGTACTTACTTTCTCCACTCCACACCACTTGCAACTTTACTTAAGTCCCCAACGAGTGCGCAGACACAACCTTGCGTGCCCTTCACATCAGCTTCAGCACCTAACACAGGGCTACATTCGCAGTCGTAAGTGGCAGTGGTGCAATGCTAAAAATACGAATTTTCACTTAATCTGAGCCTCACACACGCCTCTCCTTCCTCTTGACCTTAAGTAGCTTAGTAGCAATACAAGTCAATGGACAACAAAGGTTCGTCGGTAAGGAACCAGGGTCGCCTCACTCTGTGACAAAGGTCTCACTAAGGCAAAGGAAGTGGGGACATACGACAAATGAAGGTAGTGCCAGCAGGTTAAGGGTTCTAGTTAGTAATGGGAAAAATTGCAGGGCGGGGAGGGGCCTTGGGTCCAGAAAGGGGCAGTGCTGTGACATCCAGTGTGAGCCACTTCGGGCTATCTTACCTTTGTGAGTATGCACTTTACAACTGAATAACGCAACTATGTACAGTATATGCGACAGCTGTGACAGTCTGGGGAAGACGGTGTTGTTGCCATGCAGTCCAAACATGCCAGAGGCgacgttttctttttttatttactctttattgtatttttccattaccatttccaAGGCAAAGTTTTAGAAAATACCTTAGAAATCAGGTATGTTTCAACAAACTCACCCACTCAACTGGTCACTCCCTGCAAACACACATACCCCACCCTCAGTGTACTGACACCTTCTGTCTGTGGTTTGTGGGGGAAAATGGCTGGAGTCAGAAGACCAGGTTTTAAAATCTCTGTGCCACTTAGCAGCTCTGATTCTGAGCGGTTCACGTAACTGCTCCtagtctcggtttcctcatcccTGAAATGCGGGGAATCTAGTGCCTTCCAGTTTCACATTTTTAACACTGTCACATCTCAATAAAAAGGCTGAAATTCACTTTGAAGGAACCACAGATCTGCCACAATGTCCAACTCAGTGCGATTCTAACCTGGGGCTCCAGAGGCCAGCACATCCAACAAGCCGCACCCCTCCTCATGCAAGGGCGCCGCCTGTCGGCAGGGGCACGACTGAGGGATGTAGCAGCACATCTGAAGAAGAGCGCCACCTGAGTTGGCTGCCACATTCTGAAGGGTCAGAGGACAGCCGAGGCAAAGAACTAGCCGGCCAGCCTACGCAGACCCTCCCCTCCAGTACCGaaatcaaaaacaacaacaaaaacccccaaaaccaagGCAATGACTAGAATTGCAAGTCCCTGCTTCCTTCAAATCGTATATATCCTGCCTCAAGGATTCTCTCCATAAAAAGCAAACCATAAAATGTGAGTCAGCCATAAGCAGGAACCAGGAGAATGAAGCTGGCTAGTCACAAAGGGGCCTGTATTTGGGACCAGAGTTCAAGCGTGGATCAGAGATGTGGTTAGCCTGAACAAGAGAATGATGTGGTCAGCATCTGGTTACTGTGCCGAGCAATCTGGGCACAGGGACTTCATACTTCCAGGGCTCAAGAGCTGGAGAACTGGAAGTGGCAGTCTGGGGCCATCAGTGGCCAAGAAATACAGGCCCGCACAAGAAGCCCAGAGTAGAGGTGAGTGCCCAAGACACCATGTCAGCTAGATGCTCAAGCAGGCAGCACATAAACTCGGTGTCACCCAGGGGTCTGCGTACAGCAGGAGAACAAGCCATACTATGGGGACACCCACGGAACCCACCCCTTGTGTAGGTGTGAGAGTTCACAACGTAAAAAGCACTTCACAAGGCAGTTATCGCACAGAACCCCGCTGCTGCGAggttacaaaaatttaaaaagctaaagaaatgtTCTCATGTGTGAAGTAGGTTTTCTGTCTCCCGTAGGGAATTTGACGTGAACTGATAACGCCTAAGTCCCGGGACTGGGGAATTAGTGCATTGGAACTCTGATAAAGAAGGTGCACAGAACCAACCAACCACCAACTGCAAGAAACACCACACAAACCCTCAATtcaacaaatcaacagacaagatAACGGTGGCTGTCAAAATCGAGGAGTTGCCTAAAGAAAATAATGTCCCTTTCTGCACATCTTCTAGGTCGAGGGTCACCCCAGGAAACCACCACCGCAGGGGCACTGAAGTGCACGTTCTGGTGCAGACCCAGATGCTGGCACTCCTCCAACTTAATCCTCTCATCTCGCAGGAGAGCAAACGGGATCCAGACAGGAAAAAACACAATGGTTTTGTCCAAGCTCAAGTTCTGACTTATTGCAAAAGCCACAGAGAAGATGTCAGGCTTCCCACACCACTGAGCAAAAATTAGTCTTAGTTACTGGATGCCTCTCCTTTGTAATGTTTAGTTTTTTGCTCAGTAAAGTATCTCAAGCTTTACTTTGCCACTGTACCTTATCTTTTTGTGATCAATTCAAAACTCTCCAATTACTACAtagtgtgcacacgtgtgtataGACAGATGCGTGTTTGGGGGGGCAAAAGCAAGTTTGaggtaaaggagaaaaagaagtattTAGTGTTCACCTTATACCTTAatcatggttttgttttgttgtaattATGCAAAGAATGAGGAAGCTGGGAGTGACTTATTCCTCAGCAATTTCCTATCACTCTGttccattttcaaaaaaatttacatatatgCTAATGTCTTTTTTCAATGCCTCAGCCTATAAGCTCCCTTCAAAGTGCTTCTGAGTAAGCAGGTC from Desmodus rotundus isolate HL8 chromosome 8, HLdesRot8A.1, whole genome shotgun sequence encodes:
- the MAP4 gene encoding microtubule-associated protein 4 isoform X20 is translated as MSLSDRQPGSRAASHSQLCQGKPAECRMDSPKEISQAGFEWQRTEGKLNEIGLNVSVDGQLKDGLVKNASFLEPNKLCFFEGKLDKELGVDVQDREYKASSGHLESRYVISDSCQPLEGNLVYQKTARFQLGPREGPDDNKASTVQGMVAGKNGPETKSQPDLDLPGTADLPVKEQETSVWNPNFHPAAPGCQGSRAATSGKENGVTHGCRMIGVGSDNPGQLECGSSLPVAVAHAAPTPGRSPTAAPPITMVEVIQEHLNASSHVQDHDKELEKLSPMEEGALCDQAPQQKKAMRRALSECSHLSVPPAVNLADKYPELPAREDPSPILLPLPRSPGPIPTPRKLGAPAVRRSMTVAEEQTASYSLNPGELPILSTEKLPPSICEEPVAKKREESTHLNSSCSGSSGKREVGAAGLYLQCKLEQIPEVSSGKEKGRENVSGTSTDSPSQICQGGENQPGQAALAGKKEIEVTATPSSPSFLCGETPRDGISKPEEGQPTVSVTGNDITAPPNKELPPSPEKKTKPLATTQPAKTSTSKAKTQPTPLPKQPAPTTFGGPTKKPMSLAAGSVPAAPPKRPAAATARPSISPLKDVKPKPAAEAKIPEKKATPSKPATPSKLASSPASRPGSKSTQTVPKATAAAPVTSAGPSSRGTPVPPPKKPAGVKTEGKPADVKKTVTKSAPADLSRLKTTSSSTVKKNTAVPGATSPAGVAPSRVKSTPAPPRPSGTLAVDKKPTSVRSSSSAPRLSRPPTNASAPDLRNVRAKVGSTENIKHQPGGGRVQIQNKKVDISKVSSKCGSKANIKHKPGGGDVKIESQKLNFKEKAQAKVGSLDNVGHLPAGGAVKTEGGGSEAPLRPGPPAGEEPAIPEAVPEAGAPTSASGLNGHSTLAGGGDQREAQTLDCQIQETSI